Part of the Cottoperca gobio chromosome 1, fCotGob3.1, whole genome shotgun sequence genome, tctcatgtggactttcaagTTACAATTAGAGCggaatttctttttgcatgttttacaagaatatggcttctcacctgtgtgggttctcatgtggactttcaagTTATCATTACGctggaatttctttttgcatgttttacaagaatatggcttctcacctgtgtgagtTCTCAGATGACAGTCCAATGTTGAATTCTGagtaaatcttttcccacatgttttgcaggAATATGGCTTTTCAtctgtgtggattcttgtatgGTAGGTCAATGCTGAAATCTGagtaaatcttttcccacatgttttacaagaatatggcttctcacctgtgtgggttctcagaTGACAGTCCAATGTTGAATTCTGAGaaaatcttttcccacatgttttacaagaatatggcttctcacctgtgtgggttctcagaTGACAGTCCAATGTTGAATTCTGagtaaatcttttcccacatgttttgcaagaatatggcttctcacctgtgtggctCATCATGTGGACTTTTAATTGATCATTACGctggaatttctttttgcatgttttgcaGGAATATGACTTCACatctgtgtggattctcatgtggactttcaagGCATCATTACGctggaatttctttttgcatgttttgcaGGAATAGGACTTCTCatctgtgtggattctcatgtggactttcaagGTATCATTACGctggaatttctttttgcatgttttgcaGGAATATGACTTCTCACTTGTATGGGTTCTCATGTGGTTTGTCAAGTTACCACTATTTCTGAAAGctctcccacatgttttgcaagaatatggcttctcacctgtgtggattctcatgtggCGTACCAAGTGACCACTATTTCTGAAAGctctcccacatgttttgcatgcaaatggcctctcacctgtgtgggttctcatatGTCTCTCTAGTGATGCTTTATACTTAAAGTattttccacatgtgtcacatttgaaaggctgtttacctgtgtgagtatcacagtgcatctctgacaggttagg contains:
- the LOC115006710 gene encoding gastrula zinc finger protein XlCGF57.1-like encodes the protein MSSVEVLREFVNERLNAAAEEIFGVFQEAVVEYEAEIHRQRRLLDVVWKPEIKLHRIELPQQHVCKEEEVLSDQQLCIQERNSSLDQEDPEPPQIKEEQEELCTSQEGEQLVLKQETDTFMLTPTDEESDHQLLSHNSHVAESQDQKGGKHGDSGSTRTAEPNQQSLHHESTSHSNNVDNPNLSEMHCDTHTGKQPFKCDTCGKYFKYKASLERHMRTHTGERPFACKTCGRAFRNSGHLVRHMRIHTGEKPYSCKTCGRAFRNSGNLTNHMRTHTSEKSYSCKTCKKKFQRNDTLKVHMRIHTDEKSYSCKTCKKKFQRNDALKVHMRIHTDVKSYSCKTCKKKFQRNDQLKVHMMSHTGEKPYSCKTCGKRFTQNSTLDCHLRTHTGEKPYSCKTCGKRFSQNSTLDCHLRTHTGEKPYSCKTCGKRFTQISALTYHTRIHTDEKPYSCKTCGKRFTQNSTLDCHLRTHTGEKPYSCKTCKKKFQRNDNLKVHMRTHTGEKPYSCKTCKKKFRSNCNLKVHMRTHMGEKLHHCSTEGPEIKEEQEELKEV